The Lycium ferocissimum isolate CSIRO_LF1 chromosome 10, AGI_CSIRO_Lferr_CH_V1, whole genome shotgun sequence genome window below encodes:
- the LOC132035432 gene encoding sugar carrier protein C-like, whose product MAGGNFIAPDGGEYPGKLTRYVAITCIMAAMGGLIFGYDIGISGGVTSMTPFLQRFFMSVYRKESLNISTNQYCKFDSQLLTVFTSSLYLAALVASVVASHVSKKHGRKLTMFLGGLFFLIGAVLNAAAFHITMLILGRILLGIGVGFANQSVPIYLSEIAPYKYRGTFNVLFQLAITCGILLANIVNYGTNKISGGWGWRVSLGGAAVPALVILFSSIFLSDSPSSLIDRGKAEEAEQLLKKIRGVDNVKAEFKDLVEASEASKKVEKPWENLRKVRKYRPQLILSIMIPSFQQLTGINVVMFYAPVLFQTLGFKSNASLMSAVITGFVNVCATFISVYCTDKYGRRVLLLWGGILMCVFQAAVAGLIGGKFGTTGVTTVLPQSYAILVVLCICVFVAAFAFSWGPLGWLIPSEISPLEVRSAAQCVTVSVNMFFTFGVAQIFLKMLCGMKFGLFIFFAAFVFIMTLFVYFYVPETKNIPIEEMSRVWREHPHWKKYVDDDDADSKPQGKPAMEMV is encoded by the coding sequence ATGGCTGGTGGTAACTTTATCGCCCCCGATGGTGGCGAGTATCCAGGGAAGCTAACACGGTACGTGGCGATTACTTGTATAATGGCAGCTATGGGAGGCTTGATCTTTGGTTACGACATTGGAATTTCTGGCGGAGTTACTTCTATGACTCCTTTTCTCCAACGCTTCTTCATGTCTGTTTACCGTAAAGAGTCCCTTAACATCTCCACCAATCAGTACTGCAAGTTCGATAGCCAGTTGCTCACCGTTTTCACCTCTTCCCTCTACTTGGCTGCCCTGGTCGCCTCTGTTGTTGCGTCTCACGTTAGTAAGAAACACGGCAGAAAACTGACCATGTTCCTTGGAGGTCTCTTCTTCTTGATTGGGGCTGTCCTCAACGCTGCTGCCTTCCACATTACCATGCTCATCTTGGGTCGTATCCTTCTTGGGATTGGTGTCGGGTTTGCTAATCAGTCTGTCCCTATTTATCTGTCCGAGATTGCTCCCTACAAGTACAGGGGTACTTTCAACGTCCTGTTCCAACTGGCCATCACTTGCGGGATCTTGCTAGCCAATATCGTCAATTATGGAACGAACAAGATCTCTGGCGGTTGGGGCTGGAGGGTCAGCTTAGGAGGTGCAGCCGTGCCAGCGCTAGTCATCTTGTTTTCGTCCATATTTCTCTCCGATAGTCCCAGTTCGTTGATCGACAGGGGAAAGGCAGAGGAGGCAGAACAACTCTTGAAAAAGATCAGAGGAGTCGATAATGTAAAGGCTGAATTTAAGGACCTTGTGGAGGCGAGTGAAGCATCCAAGAAAGTAGAAAAGCCATGGGAAAACCTTCGGAAAGTCCGAAAGTACAGACCCCAGTTGATTTTATCGATTATGATTCCATCCTTCCAGCAGCTCACCGGAATTAACGTGGTCATGTTCTATGCTCCAGTTCTTTTCCAAACACTAGGCTTTAAGAGCAACGCTTCCCTAATGTCCGCTGTCATCACTGGTTTTGTCAATGTGTGTGCAACTTTTATTTCAGTTTATTGTACAGACAAGTACGGCAGGAGGGTACTGCTACTCTGGGGTGGCATCCTAATGTGTGTATTCCAGGCAGCAGTGGCAGGTCTTATTGGGGGGAAATTCGGAACAACTGGGGTCACAACAGTTTTGCCTCAATCGTATGCAATACTTGTGGTTCTCTGCATCTGCGTATTTGTGGCCGCCTTTGCATTTTCATGGGGTCCATTAGGATGGTTGATTCCGAGTGAGATTTCTCCACTCGAAGTTCGATCTGCAGCACAGTGCGTTACCGTCTCCGTGAACATGTTTTTCACGTTTGGAGTGGCTCAGATTTTCTTGAAGATGCTCTGTGGGATGAAGTTCGGTCTGTTCATCTTCTTTGCGGCCTTTGTGTTTATAATGACTTTGTTTGTCTACTTCTACGTGCCCGAAACCAAGAATATACCCATTGAAGAGATGTCAAGAGTCTGGAGAGAGCATCCGCACTGGAAGAAATAcgtggatgatgatgatgcagaTTCCAAGCCACAAGGGAAGCCTGCAATGGAGATGGTCTAG
- the LOC132033843 gene encoding uncharacterized protein LOC132033843, translating to MATVFIAVQCCECSTMQVKQQKKSSNKWTCVVCNQKQSVRKVFAQGYKAKEIRLFVQNFNMSRHQLPVLGRELETETLDIGENNQSHASSKRTDWTQYLDPEENSIEKDDNSGDVMDPKIVTELPKELFRKPKVKNYSAVAGHFKPVFSKRNARKQSISQGQGYRNAENTGVEASKRQATMASVISKWGDNRTAPLDVSVQPATDSVCKLNEGINLYGHDNYINEGNLGYSKSVERSQPNTANKVSKWTEYITEDEDDCHLLFASGRGSTSDVNKWSDNTFETSLKDQRLDDEEIHPDFL from the exons ATGGCAACGGTGTTCATCGCCGTTCAATGTTGTGAGTGTTCCACCATGCAG GTAAAGCAACAGAAGAAGAGTAGCAACAAATGGACATGTGTGGTTTGTAATCAGAAACAGTCTGTTAGGAAAGTGTTTGCTCAGGGGTATAAGGCTAAGGAAATCCGCTTATTTGTTCAGAATTTCAATATGTCTCGCCATCAATTGCCCGTGCTAGGCAGGGAATTAGAAACTGAAACCCTAGATATTGGAGAGAATAATCAAagtcatgcaagttctaagaGAACTGATTGGACTCAGTACCTTGATCCAGaagaaaattcaattgaaaAGGATGACAATTCag GAGATGTAATGGATCCGAAGATTGTGACGGAGTTACCCAAAGAGTTATTCAGAAAGCCTAAGGTGAAGAACTATTCTGCTGTTGCAGGTCATTTCAAACCAGTTTTTTCAAAGCGAAATGCCAGAAAACAAAGCATTTCTCAAGGTCAAGGTTATCGGAATGCAGAAAACACAG GCGTGGAGGCAAGCAAACGTCAAGCAACAATGGCATCGGTGATCTCCAAGTGGGGAGATAATAGAACAGCACCATTAGACGTGTCTGTTCAGCCAGCAACAGACAGTGTTTGCAAATTGAATGAAGGCATCAACCTATATGGCCATGACAACTATATAAATGAAGGAAATCTTGGTTATAGCAAGTCAGTAGAGAGAAGTCAGCCAAATACGGCCAACAAAGTCTCCAAATGGACTGAGTACATAactgaagatgaagatgattgTCACTTGCTGTTTGCAAGTGGGAGAGGATCCACATCTGATGTCAACAAATGGAGTGACAATACCTTTGAGACCTCATTGAAGGATCAACGACTAGACGACGAAGAAATCCACCCTGATTTTCTCTAG